A portion of the Syngnathoides biaculeatus isolate LvHL_M chromosome 7, ASM1980259v1, whole genome shotgun sequence genome contains these proteins:
- the angptl1a gene encoding angiopoietin-related protein 1a — protein MQGLMWSLCTLLCISLWVGSSCKNSRETQRAKETSIQRTKRAPVDPNTKKCSYTFLVPQQKITGPICASSTGPEPDKDRVTRMDLADVREVLSKQRREIDMLQLVVDVDGNLVNEMKLLRKESRNMNSRVTQLYMQLLHEIIRKRDNSLELAQLENRVLNVTSEMMRLNSRYRELEARFATMAGVVNNQSVLISALEEHCLRPAGRSELPAVPPLVQVVPQTIPINNRFTNEIQRDNNNRGFSRGSRTNSPTSSPIGIDPPPPQGTLTSDGPFKDCFQVRKAGHTTSGMYLLKTDGSEQLIQVWCEHGLDNGGWTVLQRRRDGSVNFFRNWENYKRGFGNIDGEHWLGLENIYNLGKQGDYKLMVELEDWNGKKVYAEYGSFRLESESEGYRLRLGAYQGNAGDSFTSHNGKQFTTLDRDKDAFSGNCAHFHKGGWWYNACGQTNLNGVWYSGGVYRSKFQDGIFWAEYGGGFYSLKSVRLMIRPID, from the exons ATGCAGGGGCTGATGTGGAGCCTGTGCACCCTACTCTGCATTTCCCTATGGGTGGGAAGTTCCTGCAAGAACTCCAGGGAAACACAGAGGGCCAAAGAGACGTCTATACAAAGAACTAAAAGAGCTCCTGTGGATCCCAACACCAAAAAGTGTTCCTACACCTTCCTGGTGCCTCAGCAGAAAATTACAG GTCCCATCTGTGCCAGTTCGACAGGACCTGAGCCAGATAAGGACAGAGTGACCCGCATGGACCTCGCAGACGTGCGGGAGGTGCTGAGCAAACAGCGGCGCGAAATTGACATGCTGCAGCTGGTGGTGGACGTAGACGGTAACCTGGTGAATGAGATGAAGCTGCTGAGGAAAGAGAGCAGGAACATGAACTCCAGGGTGACCCAGCTTTACATGCAGCTGTTGCATGAGATCATCAGGAAGCGGGACAATTCCCTGGAGCTGGCCCAGCTGGAGAATCGCGTCCTCAACGTGACCTCGGAGATGATGCGGCTGAACTCCAGGTACAGGGAGCTGGAGGCCCGCTTCGCCACCATGGCCGGGGTGGTCAACAACCAGTCCGTTCTCATTTCGGCACTAGAGGAGCATTGCCTGAGGCCTGCGGGGCGCAGCGAACTGCCTGCAGTACCCCCGCTGGTTCAGGTGGTGCCGCAGACCATACCAATAAACAACCGCTTCACCAACGAAATACAGCGAGACAACAACAACCGGGGGTTTTCGCGAGGATCGCGCACAAACTCGCCCACTTCAAGCCCCATTGGAATTGACCCTCCGCCGCCGCAGGGAACACTCACTTCTGACG GTCCATTCAAAGACTGTTTTCAGGTGCGAAAAGCCGGTCACACCACAAGTGGGATGTACCTGCTCAAGACCGACGGCAGCGAACAGCTGATCCAAGTATGGTGCGAACACGGCCTCGACAACGGCGGCTGGACTGTGTTACAGAGGAGGCGAGACGGCTCGGTTAATTTCTTTCGCAACTGGGAGAATTACAAG AGAGGCTTTGGCAACATCGACGGCGAACACTGGCTCGGGCTGGAGAACATCTACAACCTAGGTAAGCAGGGTGACTACAAGCTGATGGTGGAGCTGGAGGACTGGAACGGCAAAAAGGTGTACGCCGAGTACGGCAGTTTCCGCCTGGAGTCAGAGAGCGAGGGCTACCGCCTAAGGCTGGGGGCTTACCAGGGCAATGCCGGCGACTCCTTCACCAGCCATAACGGCAAACAATTCACCACGCTGGATCGAGACAAGGACGCCTTCTCAG GTAACTGTGCCCACTTCCACAAAGGTGGCTGGTGGTACAATGCGTGCGGCCAGACCAACTTGAACGGCGTGTGGTACAGCGGCGGAGTTTACCGGAGCAAGTTTCAGGATGGGATTTTCTGGGCCGAATACGGAGGGGGGTTCTACTCGCTCAAATCTGTGCGCTTGATGATCCGACCCATTGACTAG